TTATTATGTGGCACATGAGTAACCGTATCGCATGAACATTTTtcgtttaaacatttttggctTCGTATGCATTGTACGGATTCAGTGCATTCTTCTCCTAAAGCcacaactgaaaaatttattttgaaatttttaagattcatGCCCATGTACCATTATTTGTAACCTACCCTTTAAACACTCAGATTTATTTGTGTTCAGAACAAAACCATTATTGCATTCACACGTCTGAGAAGCATTGATCGTTTTgcataatgaatttttgagaTTCAGCGTGCACTGGTTACTTTCGACACACTCATCTCCCACTTTCTTAGCACctggaagaaagaaaatcaatattttgtgaaatctTTTTTATCGTTACTTGCTACCTTCGAGGCAAGCTGAACTCTGGGCATTCCTCACAAAGCCGGCCACACAATTACAAGTTTTATCTCCGTTGCCTTCTGAGCAGGTAGAATTGTTTGGACATTGTatgttatttttgcatttttcatttccaatcGACTTAACATCTTAAATAATcatgccattttttatttgctgaagTACACGACATGTTTCTTACTTTTTAGGCACTCGTCTGATATCCCGAATGGTGCTTCTTCCTTACATGTGCAAATTCCAgctttgcaaattgaattttcaattttgcattcaTTGGGGTCTTCGCAACGCCCGCCCAACGTCCGAATCTCTTtagatgattaaaaatatatatttttaaaaatacttgcctgtgcgttttttaatttattcttttcttgTGCTTAAACATTTCGTACCTTTTAAGCAAGCGGACCCCCGGGAGTTCTTTACAAAACCAGGTATACACTTGCACGTCATATTTCCTTGGTTTCCAACGCAGGTAGAGCTGCCTGGACACTGCATGTCatctttgcaattttcattgtctATTGACGTAATAcctaaaattgttatttcctTGATATTATAtgtctataaaattaaaaaaagaaggaaattaCTCTTAAGACActcatttttagtttcaattgGTGCGTCTTCATTGCATGAGCATTTTCCAactttgcaaattgaattgtCAATTTTGCATTGATCGTTTTCCTGGCACACCTGACCCAACTTCGTACtcacttttgattaaaaatagatcaaaATAAGTGTGATTATCAGTTAAGTTTTGTATTAAGATATttgtctaaatttaataatcctCAAAATGTAAACCTTGGAGGCACGCTGAGCCCTGGGTGTTCTtaacaaaatcttttttgcaGTTACATGTCTTCTTTCCCTGGATTTCTGAGCAGGAAGAGCTTTCTGGACACTGCAAGCTATCTATGCAAAGTTCCTGCCCTATGGACTTTACAcctataattatattttaattatatatattttgtaagcCGTATATTCATATAATTAATACTTACTTAACAGACAAATTTTCGATTGTGAGTCCATAACATAGCCATCGTTACATTCGCAAACACCATCAGCACACGAAGAATTTCCAGTCACGCAACTTTCGCTTTTGTCGCATTTTTCCTTCAATGCCGCTTTGcacgtaaaaatgaaataaattaaacaatttgttaaaaagttataatttttgtttatgcttgtaacgagtaattgtaatcactcgttgaattttttgtatgaCTGTTATGTTTCGCCATTAACGTGTTGATTTCGTCAAATGCCAATTACATAATCAATACAACGTTATATATGCTTACCTTCATGGGATTCCCATACTTGCTGCATTGTTAGGAAGAAAACTAGAACCACGACCCTgcaagaaaacattttttaaagagtttcCAGAAAGAGAGGATTTACAGAATGACAATGAGTCTCATTTTGAGGCGAGCGTTAAATTTATaccattatttaattgtatagAGGACATGGCATATTTGTGTTTAGTCTTcaaacagaaattttttaggaaaacaGCTTTCCATTGCTTGGTTTGGTGATAAAACGCTCTAGTTGATGTTGTTACTCATGCGCATTATAAAGATAAAAAGCAGagaattttgtgtaaattttttaaatgtccaCAAACAAATTATAGTGATTAGACAGGGTTCAAACAGGACGGTCATGATTGCGCATTATCTTTTTATGTAACTTGTATGAAAACAGTAAAGAACCGTGTGCTTTACTGTTTCCATTTTGctcaacaatttttacttctatagttcagttaaaaattgagtcgtttaaaaaaaacgaattattaGCAATGAACGAACATGTTAGGATTAagtgtaaaaagaaaataacagtAATGCCCAGTATGCAAGcccagtttatttattttgtgcaatATATACTACAgatctgattttattatttatttctagctCTGATTGAGGGCCACgatgtgtatatttttaaagcatgttGAATAAACTGGCAAAGGGACTCGCCGGCCTTAAACTTTTTTTACTTATAgcatcattaaattttcacgttGAGcgttttgtataattttcgAATTTGCATAAAGAATCAACTAAAGCCACGTGtaataatgaaatgaattttcagtATAAAATCGTATTTTGCGTTCCTCACATGTAAAAACGAGAACAAAAATTGCCAAGGTGGATTCTTAAATTTGAGAATaggattcaaatttttatttttcccttaaGCATGAAATATAGTTTTTTGATCATAGTCAATTTTTGACAATTAGCATTGcctaaaaatacattaaataagACTTCTGTGCAGTAGCGGGAGGTAAAAAGATGGccaagctcctttgcggccactcAGTCTCCATGTTATCCTGTTTTGGGAATCTGCGGTGAACTCATAGCCCTCAGGATGTGCTGAGTAGAATTGaaagacatttaaaataattatttttataaataagcaattttccttttacgATTTGCCTTTATTTACTGACTGAGATGGAGTACACAAACACATCAATCCTTTTATGATTAATATAAAGATAATACACTTCTCCGCACAAAATATTGCCATACAGATGagaattataatattttgaaacgaagtaattttatgattgaaataatttattaatttataaattgttcaaaacCAGGgggtgatattttatttacagattACGTGAAACAATGATGGAGAGAAGAATCGAAAAAATAGCAATGGCATGTTGACCGGAACCTGTATTGAGCAATAATGACGCAAATTGAGTTACTTTTCATCTGGTGCTATTTTCAACTTGCCTGAATTGCACTTGTTGTCCGCGATGTTCGCCCGGAATGGTGTTTGACACTGACAGGTGGTATCAAGACAAAGAACTCCGTCTTGTTTGTCGCCTGAAAGTACACACTGACGGCTCAGCATGCAAGTTTCATTTAAAGctgtaaaaatggaaattttaatcggGATTACAACTTATTGCTCTTTGTCTCAGTTATTAAATACCTCGTTTTGGCCAACACGATAAGTCAATGCCAATATATTTGTCGTCACAAGCGCATTTTGTGGTATTTACAGCTCCGCCGCACTTGCTGTTTTCAGTACACTGTGATGTTTCTTCGCACGGCTCGTTGAATCCAACTCCTAAGTAACAGCTTTTAGTGAACATATGTGCATTAAGTGTGATTTGTACA
The nucleotide sequence above comes from Cloeon dipterum chromosome X, ieCloDipt1.1, whole genome shotgun sequence. Encoded proteins:
- the LOC135946329 gene encoding adhesion G protein-coupled receptor E2-like — its product is MFSCRVVVLVFFLTMQQVWESHEAALKEKCDKSESCVTGNSSCADGVCECNDGYVMDSQSKICLLSVKSIGQELCIDSLQCPESSSCSEIQGKKTCNCKKDFVKNTQGSACLQVSTKLGQVCQENDQCKIDNSICKVGKCSCNEDAPIETKNECLKSITSIDNENCKDDMQCPGSSTCVGNQGNMTCKCIPGFVKNSRGSACLKEIRTLGGRCEDPNECKIENSICKAGICTCKEEAPFGISDECLKNVKSIGNEKCKNNIQCPNNSTCSEGNGDKTCNCVAGFVRNAQSSACLEGAKKVGDECVESNQCTLNLKNSLCKTINASQTCECNNGFVLNTNKSECLKVVALGEECTESVQCIRSQKCLNEKCSCDTVTHVPHNNTCLEKKHVGEPCSDKVQCFLDGGQNERTNCVREVCTCSEPFRQDPGKNACISGVRKAAASFLVTIYLLLVKIIF